One stretch of Candidatus Binatus sp. DNA includes these proteins:
- a CDS encoding DNA repair exonuclease, with protein MPGKPQRPLRIIHTSDVHLETDTFGSGERGVQLRDRVRTAFGRVIDIANDRSADLLLIVGDLFDSARVSEEGLAFALGTIGRAQMPVVMIPGNHDAHDERSIYAGLAPNALPENLHLILEPEGKVLDFDHLATRVWGRALVEHSPDYRPLHGVPEREDGLWNIALAHGFFMEEGEMERSSPITPQDIERSRYDYIALGHVHIFNDVSQGNTRAFYCGTPAPLYSSDNSGWVLWVNCVPGEPVAVERLVVGE; from the coding sequence TTGCCAGGCAAACCGCAACGGCCGCTTCGGATTATCCATACGTCGGACGTGCATCTCGAGACCGATACCTTCGGTTCCGGCGAGCGCGGAGTCCAGTTGCGCGATCGCGTGCGCACTGCGTTCGGCCGCGTGATCGATATCGCCAATGATCGCAGCGCCGACTTGTTGCTGATTGTCGGCGATCTGTTCGATTCCGCGCGCGTCAGCGAAGAAGGCCTCGCGTTTGCGCTCGGCACGATCGGGCGCGCGCAGATGCCGGTGGTGATGATCCCCGGCAATCACGACGCGCACGACGAGCGCTCGATTTACGCTGGCTTGGCGCCGAACGCACTGCCTGAGAATCTGCATCTGATTCTCGAACCCGAAGGCAAGGTGCTCGATTTCGATCATCTGGCGACTCGCGTATGGGGTCGCGCGCTGGTCGAGCATTCGCCCGACTATCGGCCGCTGCACGGCGTTCCCGAGCGGGAGGACGGGCTCTGGAATATCGCGCTGGCGCACGGTTTCTTCATGGAAGAAGGCGAGATGGAGCGGTCCTCGCCGATCACGCCGCAAGATATCGAGCGCAGCCGCTACGATTATATCGCGCTCGGCCACGTGCACATTTTCAACGACGTATCGCAGGGGAACACCCGCGCCTTCTATTGCGGCACGCCCGCACCGCTTTATTCGAGTGATAATTCCGGCTGGGTGCTATGGGTGAACTGCGTCCCCGGCGAGCCAGTCGCAGTCGAGCGCCTGGTAGTCGGCGAATAG
- the groL gene encoding chaperonin GroEL (60 kDa chaperone family; promotes refolding of misfolded polypeptides especially under stressful conditions; forms two stacked rings of heptamers to form a barrel-shaped 14mer; ends can be capped by GroES; misfolded proteins enter the barrel where they are refolded when GroES binds) — protein MPAKVVRFAQEAREKILKGVNVLADAVTVTLGPKGRNVVLEKSFGAPTVTKDGVTVAKEIELEDKFENMGAQMVKEVASKTSDIAGDGTTTATVLARQIFTEGIKMVAAGHDPMSLKRGISRAVEAITAELKNLSKPTKDRKEIAQVGTISANNDSTIGDIIAEAMEKVGKEGVITVEEARGLETQLEVVEGMQFDRGYLSPYFVTDPERMEAKLEDVYILIHEKKISSMKDLLPILETIAKSGKPFLIIAEDIEGEALATLVVNKIRGTLSCVAVKAPGFGDRRKAMLEDIAVLTGGHAISEELGLKLENITLSDLGRAKRLVVDKDNCTLIDGAGKKNDIEARIKQIRAQIEETTSDYDREKLQERLAKLVGGVAVIRVGAATEIEMKEKKARVEDALHATRAAVEEGVVPGGGVALIRASGVLDNLRAGEDEKVGIAIIKKAVEGPAWWIASNAGWEGSVVVDKIKNNKGPFGFNAASEEFEDLMKAGIIDPTKVVRSALQNAASVASLLLTTECMVAEKPDEKGGGGMPGGMPPGGMM, from the coding sequence ATGCCTGCAAAGGTAGTACGTTTCGCACAAGAGGCGCGCGAGAAAATCCTGAAAGGGGTGAATGTCCTCGCCGACGCAGTCACCGTAACCCTCGGCCCCAAGGGCCGTAACGTCGTGCTCGAAAAGAGCTTCGGCGCTCCCACCGTGACCAAGGACGGCGTCACCGTCGCCAAGGAAATCGAGCTCGAAGACAAGTTCGAGAACATGGGCGCGCAGATGGTCAAAGAGGTCGCCTCGAAGACCTCCGACATCGCCGGCGACGGCACCACCACCGCCACCGTGCTCGCGCGCCAGATCTTCACCGAGGGCATCAAGATGGTTGCCGCCGGGCACGATCCGATGTCGCTCAAGCGGGGCATCAGCCGCGCCGTCGAGGCGATCACCGCCGAATTGAAGAATCTGTCGAAGCCGACCAAGGATCGCAAGGAAATCGCCCAGGTCGGGACCATCTCGGCCAACAACGACTCGACGATTGGCGATATCATTGCCGAGGCGATGGAAAAAGTCGGCAAGGAAGGCGTCATCACGGTTGAAGAGGCGCGCGGCCTCGAGACCCAGCTTGAAGTGGTCGAGGGCATGCAGTTCGATCGCGGCTATCTCTCGCCGTACTTCGTGACCGATCCGGAGCGGATGGAAGCGAAGCTCGAGGACGTTTACATCCTCATCCACGAGAAGAAGATCTCCTCGATGAAGGACCTGCTGCCGATCCTCGAGACCATCGCCAAGAGCGGCAAGCCGTTCCTGATCATCGCCGAGGATATCGAAGGTGAGGCGCTCGCCACGCTGGTGGTGAACAAGATTCGCGGCACGCTGTCGTGCGTCGCGGTCAAAGCGCCGGGCTTCGGCGATCGGCGCAAGGCGATGCTTGAAGACATCGCGGTTCTCACCGGCGGACATGCGATTTCAGAGGAGCTTGGACTCAAGCTCGAGAACATCACGCTGAGCGATCTCGGCCGTGCCAAGCGCCTGGTCGTTGACAAGGACAACTGCACGCTCATCGACGGCGCCGGCAAGAAGAACGACATCGAGGCGCGCATCAAGCAGATTCGCGCGCAGATCGAAGAGACGACTTCGGACTACGATCGCGAGAAGCTGCAGGAGCGGCTCGCGAAGCTGGTCGGCGGCGTCGCGGTGATTCGCGTCGGCGCGGCGACGGAAATCGAAATGAAGGAAAAGAAGGCGCGCGTCGAGGATGCGCTCCATGCAACCCGCGCCGCGGTCGAAGAAGGCGTGGTCCCGGGCGGCGGCGTCGCGCTGATTCGCGCGTCAGGCGTGCTCGATAACCTCCGCGCCGGCGAAGACGAGAAGGTCGGCATCGCGATCATCAAGAAGGCGGTCGAAGGACCGGCTTGGTGGATTGCGTCGAATGCGGGCTGGGAAGGCTCGGTCGTCGTCGACAAAATCAAGAACAACAAGGGCCCCTTCGGATTCAACGCAGCCAGCGAGGAGTTCGAGGATCTGATGAAGGCCGGCATCATCGACCCGACCAAGGTCGTGCGCAGCGCGTTGCAGAACGCGGCGTCGGTCGCGAGCCTGTTGCTGACCACCGAGTGCATGGTGGCCGAGAAGCCAGACGAGAAGGGCGGTGGCGGGATGCCGGGCGGGATGCCTCCGGGCGGCATGATGTAA
- a CDS encoding response regulator: MSVRVLIADCSPAARDVIRQHLECGGCEVVAETETARQAIDLFRTTRPHVVTLDVGLRSTGGYDTVSVFRTIRRESPETSIVIVNASRHPYDAQVFIREGALDFAIESFDSYTLELMWRRLSEIYPELKRSDGAASGR; encoded by the coding sequence ATGTCAGTACGTGTATTGATCGCAGACTGCTCGCCAGCCGCCCGGGACGTTATTCGCCAGCATCTCGAATGCGGCGGATGCGAGGTCGTCGCCGAGACGGAAACCGCCCGCCAGGCTATCGATCTGTTTCGCACCACGCGCCCGCACGTAGTCACGCTCGACGTTGGTCTTAGATCGACCGGCGGCTACGACACGGTTTCGGTCTTCAGGACGATTCGCCGCGAATCGCCTGAAACCTCGATCGTGATCGTCAATGCGTCGCGGCATCCCTACGATGCGCAAGTGTTCATTCGCGAGGGCGCGCTCGACTTCGCTATCGAGTCGTTCGACAGTTACACGCTCGAGCTGATGTGGCGGCGACTCTCGGAGATCTATCCTGAACTCAAGCGAAGCGACGGTGCCGCGTCGGGACGCTGA
- the cyaY gene encoding iron donor protein CyaY, with translation MDDAEFLKLSDACLAKVAKWLEDLDPDEVDFSAAEGVVNIEFADGAKFVLSRQSQMKQMWLAAGAHGFHYKWDASRATWLDDKDAHELYPRLAEAISEQIAHPVTF, from the coding sequence ATGGACGACGCAGAATTTCTGAAACTCTCCGACGCCTGCCTTGCCAAGGTCGCGAAGTGGCTCGAAGATCTCGATCCCGACGAGGTCGATTTCTCGGCCGCCGAGGGCGTCGTCAATATCGAGTTCGCCGACGGCGCCAAGTTCGTGCTGAGCCGCCAATCGCAGATGAAGCAGATGTGGCTCGCCGCCGGCGCGCACGGCTTCCACTACAAGTGGGACGCCAGTCGCGCGACCTGGCTCGACGACAAGGACGCCCACGAGCTGTATCCTCGCCTCGCCGAGGCAATCTCCGAGCAAATCGCCCACCCCGTCACATTCTGA
- the groES gene encoding co-chaperone GroES, which produces MKGFRPLGDRILIKRIKEEEKTKGGIIIPDTAKEKPQEGKVIAVGKGKYDEGKLIPIEVKVGDKILFGKYSGSEIKLEGEDLIIMREDDILGILE; this is translated from the coding sequence ATGAAAGGATTCAGACCGCTTGGTGATCGCATCTTGATCAAGCGCATCAAGGAAGAAGAGAAGACCAAGGGCGGCATCATTATTCCCGACACCGCCAAGGAAAAACCCCAGGAAGGCAAAGTGATTGCCGTCGGCAAGGGCAAATACGACGAGGGCAAGCTCATCCCAATCGAAGTGAAGGTGGGCGACAAGATCCTGTTCGGCAAGTACTCGGGCAGCGAGATCAAGCTCGAGGGCGAAGATCTAATCATTATGCGCGAGGACGACATCCTCGGAATCCTCGAATAG